The Octopus bimaculoides isolate UCB-OBI-ISO-001 chromosome 13, ASM119413v2, whole genome shotgun sequence genome includes a window with the following:
- the LOC106884298 gene encoding small ubiquitin-related modifier 3 isoform X2 — protein sequence MDSEHVNLKVVGQDGSVVHFKIRKHTALKKLMSAYVERAGVRPGSVRFMFDGQAIGEKDTPSQLEMEDNDTIDVFQQQTGGGTDC from the exons ATGGACAGTGAACATGTCAATTTGAAAGTGGTTGGCCAGGATGGTAGTGTAGTTCATTTTAAAATCAGAAAGCACACAGCGTTAAAGAAGTTAATGAGCGCCTATGTTGAAAGAGCT GGTGTTCGGCCAGGCTCGGTGCGGTTCATGTTTGATGGGCAGGCAATTGGAGAGAAAGACACACCTTCACAG tTGGAAATGGAAGATAATGACACAATAGATGTGTTCCAGCAACAGACCGGTGGTGGGACAGATTGCTGA
- the LOC106884298 gene encoding small ubiquitin-related modifier 3-like isoform X1, producing the protein MPDDKKVDEVKMDSEHVNLKVVGQDGSVVHFKIRKHTALKKLMSAYVERAGVRPGSVRFMFDGQAIGEKDTPSQLEMEDNDTIDVFQQQTGGGTDC; encoded by the exons GTTGATGAGGTAAAAATGGACAGTGAACATGTCAATTTGAAAGTGGTTGGCCAGGATGGTAGTGTAGTTCATTTTAAAATCAGAAAGCACACAGCGTTAAAGAAGTTAATGAGCGCCTATGTTGAAAGAGCT GGTGTTCGGCCAGGCTCGGTGCGGTTCATGTTTGATGGGCAGGCAATTGGAGAGAAAGACACACCTTCACAG tTGGAAATGGAAGATAATGACACAATAGATGTGTTCCAGCAACAGACCGGTGGTGGGACAGATTGCTGA